In one Vicia villosa cultivar HV-30 ecotype Madison, WI unplaced genomic scaffold, Vvil1.0 ctg.000345F_1_1, whole genome shotgun sequence genomic region, the following are encoded:
- the LOC131627044 gene encoding uncharacterized protein LOC131627044, with protein sequence MASSISSQPFILSRITNTSLYPPPLPKPKQLPSLFFLRRSRHRPFLISCHVDGDDVVSTRNSSFDRGFTVIANMLRRIKPLDNSVISIGVSTAAKDSMKQTISTMLGLLPSDHFSVTVSLSIQPLHRLLVSSIITGYTLWNAEYRMSLTRNLEMSCVDGVSECETPLESLEVKRGGEEHGKNTKVVSDSGLNGLETWNNSSSGTGVFGDLPPQALKYIQQLQSELSNTKEELNAQKQEMMQLEHDRGIRNNLLEYLRSFDPDRVNEMSRPSSVEVEDIIHQLVQNIMRRFLVDEASSNFMEQSVEGNVDYHFDDSDELSDTVATSRDYLAKLLFWCMLLGHHLRGLENRLHLSCVVGLL encoded by the exons ATggcatcatcaatttcatctcaaCCCTTCATCCTCTCCCGCATCACCAACACATCACTCTATCCACCACCTCTCCCCAAACCCAAACAACTTCCCTCTCTCTTCTTCCTCCGCCGCTCCCGTCACCGTCCTTTTCTCATATCCTGCCACGTCGACGGAGACGACGTCGTTTCGACTCGTAATTCGAGTTTCGATAGAGGCTTTACCGTCATCGCTAACATGCTTCGCCGTATCAAACCCCTCGATAACTCCGTTATCTCTATTGGTGTTTCTACCGCTGCTAAGGATTCTATGAAACAAACTATTTCGACTATGCTTGGTTTGTTGCCTTCTGATCACTTTTCGGTTACTGTTAGTCTTTCTATTCAGCCTCTTCATCGGTTGCTTGTTTCTTCCATCATCACAGG GTACACGCTGTGGAATGCGGAGTATAGGATGTCCTTGACGAGGAATCTGGAAATGTCTTGTGTGGATGGAGTGTCAGAGTGTGAAACGCCTTTGGAGAGTTTGGAGGTCAAGCGTGGAGGAGAAGAACATGGGAAAAATACGAAGGTTGTTTCTGACTCAGGACTCAACGGTTTGGAAACTTGGAACAACAGCAGTAGTGGCACAGGAGTCTTTGGAGATTTGCCGCCCCAGGCTCTGAAATACATTCAACAGTTGCAGTCTGAGTTGTCAAACACGAAGGAG GAGCTGAATGCCCAGAAGCAAGAAATGATGCAATTAGAACATGACAGGGGAATTCGGAATAATTTACTGGAATATCTCCGCTCTTTTGATCCTGATAGG GTCAATGAAATGTCTCGACCTTCGTCAGTTGAAGTGGAGGATATAATTCACCAACTTGTTCAAAACATTATGAGAAGATTCCTTGTCGACGAAGCTAGCTCTAACTTTATGGAACAATCGGTAGAAGGAAACGTAGACTATCACTTTGACGATAGTGACGAGCTAAGTGATACAGTAGCCACTTCTCGCGATTACCTAGCGAAGTTGCTTTTCTG GTGTATGTTATTGGGTCATCACTTAAGAGGATTGGAAAACAGATTGCATTTGAGCTGTGTTGTTGGACTTTTATAG
- the LOC131627011 gene encoding uncharacterized protein LOC131627011 codes for MAPAFISDPPFSSKKKRINGSAKLKQIKLDVRREQWLSKVKKECNIDSNGRVDSCPSSKHIASEENQSPYKENRRKGGEDSKCVLDSSIQSTYNRDVSRNGFTGSSNSSRSSTSTFSSGNLSEEDGCLDDWETVADALYTDDNEHSTVLETPSEDEMKKSCINSEAANSHSIKEFRSAVSESHISCRAWKPDDTLRPRCLPDLTKTHSSSLNTNFYGSHKVVPWSWQTIISQPCHCPICYEDLDVTDVKFLPCSCGFHLCLFCHKKIIEADGRCPGCRKLYDHVDENNVFNIEANAFHITQTCSMSTRC; via the exons ATGGCTCCTGCTTTCATTTCTGACCCTCCTTTCTCCTCCAAGAAGAAGAGG ATTAATGGCTCAGCAAAATTGAAGCAAATCAAGCTTGATGTTAGGCGGGAACAATGGCTTTCTAAAG TAAAAAAGGAATGCAATATTGACTCAAATGGAAGGGTTGATAGTTGTCCATCATCTAAGCACATTGCGAGCGAGGAGAATCAATCACCATACAAGGAAAACAGGAGGAAAGGGGGAGAGGATAGTAAATGCGTATTAGACAGCTCTATTCAAAGTACTTATAATCGCGACGTGTCAAGGAATGGTTTTACCGGTAGCAGCAACAGCAGCAGGAGCAGCACGAGTACGTTTTCCTCAGGAAATCTCAGTGAGGAAGATGGATGCCTTGATGATTGGGAGACTGTTGCAGATGCTTTATATACAGACGATAACGAGCATTCCACGGTTTTAGAAACTCCTTCAGAAGATGAAATGAAGAAGTCTTGTATTAATTCAGAAGCTGCTAACAGTCACTCGATAAAAGAGTTCCGGTCAGCAGTTTCCGAATCACATATAAGTTGTAGAGCATGGAAACCCGATGATACTCTTCGTCCGAGGTGTTTGCCCGACCTCACAAAGACGCATAGTTCTTCGTTGAATACAAATTTTTATGGTAGCCACAAAGTTGTACCGTGGTCATGGCAAACAATAATTTCTCAACCTTGTCATTGTCCTATATGTTACGAGGATTTAGACGTGACAGACGTAAAATTTCTTCCTTGTTCATGTGGATTTCATCTATGCCTGTTTTGTCACAAAAAGATCATCGAGGCAGACGGGCGGTGTCCGGGATGCAGAAAACTATATGATCATGTAGATGAAAATAATGTATTCAATATAGAAGCTAATGCTTTTCATATAACTCAAACATGTAGTATGAGTACAAGGTGCTAG
- the LOC131627043 gene encoding probable galacturonosyltransferase-like 10: MFFLSKSSLFVFIFFSSFLLFQVNAIRSRPNKITIKANEFESKDDTFMIFKEAPEYRNQHKCKVVDRRIDSSVDQFVCDSSLVHVSMTIDWDYLRGSMAAIHSVLKHTSCPKNLFFHFIASDSRLVKKDEFDRIVHSSFPSLRFKVYVFNESLVENLISPSIRQALENPLNYARSYLADLLEECVERVIYLDSDVIVVDDIQELWKVSLSDSKVIGAPEYCHANFTRYFSYEFWSSYEFSEEFKGRKSRPCYFNTGVMVMDLAKWREGEYTKKIEKWMEIQKERRVYKLGSLPPFLMVFGGEVEAIDHRWNQHGLGGDNVVDSCRSLHSGPVSLLHWSGKGKPWRRLDAKKPCSVDFLWKPYDLYVPHLGYKHSLV; the protein is encoded by the coding sequence ATGTTCTTTCTATCTAAATCATCTCTTtttgttttcatctttttctcttcttttcttctctttcaagTGAATGCTATTAGATCTAGACCCAACAAAATCACAATCAAAGCCAATGAATTTGAGTCCAAAGATGATACCTTTATGATATTCAAAGAGGCCCCAGAATATAGAAATCAGCACAAATGCAAAGTGGTTGATAGAAGAATTGATTCTTCTGTTGATCAATTTGTGTGTGATTCCTCACTCGTTCATGTTTCAATGACTATTGATTGGGATTACTTGAGAGGCTCTATGGCTGCTATTCATTCGGTTCTTAAACACACTTCGTGTCCTAAGAATCTGTTCTTTCATTTCATTGCATCAGATTCAAGATTGGTGAAAAAAGATGAGTTTGATAGGATTGTTCATAGTTCTTTTCCTTCATTGAGATTCAAGGTTTATGTTTTCAATGAAAGTTTAGTTGAGAATTTGATATCGCCTTCGATAAGACAAGCTTTAGAGAATCCTTTGAATTATGCAAGAAGCTATTTGGCTGATTTGCTTGAAGAATGTGTTGAGAGAGTTATATATCTGGATTCAGATGTTATAGTTGTGGATGATATTCAAGAACTATGGAAAGTTTCGTTGAGTGATTCGAAGGTGATTGGTGCACCGGAGTATTGTCATGCGAATTTCACTAGGTATTTCAGCTATGAGTTTTGGTCGAGTTATGAGTTTTCGGAAGAATTTAAGGGAAGAAAATCGAGGCCGTGTTATTTCAACACGGGTGTGATGGTAATGGATTTGGCGAAATGGAGAGAAGGCGAATACACGAAGAAGATTGAGAAATGGATGGAGATTCAGAAGGAGAGGAGGGTTTATAAACTGGGATCATTGCCTCCTTTTTTGATGGTTTTTGGTGGTGAGGTGGAAGCTATTGATCATAGATGGAATCAACATGGTCTTGGTGGTGATAATGTTGTGGATAGCTGTAGGAGTTTGCATTCTGGACCTGTTAGTTTGTTGCATTGGAGTGGGAAAGGGAAGCCTTGGAGAAGACTTGATGCAAAGAAACCGTGTTCTGTTGATTTTTTGTGGAAGCCTTATGATTTGTATGTTCCTCATTTGGGATATAAACATTCATTGGTTTAG